CAAGGGTTGTAGTTATGGGTCTACCACTAATTTGATGCTCCTTTGGTCATGTACCACTTTTCTGCCCACAGTTTCCTGAAAATGAGAAGGTTGGACCAGATGATCTCAAAGATTCCCCAGCTCTAGTGTTCTTAAGTTACAGAACTGGAAGGAACCTGATCCATCATTTATACttcaaatagtcttttttttccccccttaaaaaAACCTCACTGTTGGTAACAGCCCTACGTCTACTCTAAACCCGCAAGGAGACAGTGCCAGCACATTTGCTCTTACATATTCCCAGGCAGCTTTGTTTATCTATGTACCGACCTGACAGATACATGGTCATTTCTTTtgtaactgaaatttttattgcGATCATTGTAGAATCACATTTAGTCGTAAGAAATAATAcacttcacccagtttccccaatGATCACATTTTGGAAAACCTTAATATGTTATTACAACTAGGATATTGACATGGATATAATCCACctaccttattcagatttccccagttttacttgTACTTATTTAAGCGTGTATAAGTTCTACATAAATTGGATCACCGGTTCTAAAGCCACAAGTTCTGAAACCAGAAGGATCTCTTGTGTTGCCCTTCTACATACCTTGCCTTCCTCCTGGCCCACCTCATTCCCTATTTGGTTTctcaaaaatctttttatttggaaatatttcaaatgtgcAGAAATGCTTTAGTACACTCTGTACCCAGATTCACTGattgttaatattttctcccatttactcTACCATTTTTCCTATCAACGTGCTTTTTTCTGAATTACTTGAAGTTTAAATTGCACACATCATGTCTGCACAacacttcagtgtgtatttcttctaaaattttttgatgtttatttatttttgaaggagagagagacagagtgtgagcatgggagggggggcagagagagagggagacatagaatccaaagcagatccaggctctgagctgtcagcacagagccagaagcggggctcgaaccggtaaaccacgggatcatgacctgagccgaagtcagaggcccacccgactgagccacccaggtgccccctcagtgTGTATTTCTAAGAATAGGGATGTTCTTCTGCAGGACCATAGGACAAGTTATCAACAGCAGCAAATTTAACATTGATCCAATACTTTAATCTACTATCAGGATTCCAACTTTGTCCATTGAAATATCCTTTATAGCATTTCCTTTCCTTACACATTACATTAAGGATCACATTAAGCTGTCACGACTTTTTAGCAACCTTAAATCTGGAACATTTCCAagccttcttttgtcttttacgATGTTGACATGTTTGAAGAATACAGCCCCTACCTGCCCCTTTTTAATAGATGTTCCTCATTTGGGGTTGGTCTAAGGTGTCATCATCAGATTTAGGTTGTTGGTTCTCCCTGGAATACCGCACAGGTGATGTGTTCTGAGGACATGATCTCCGTCTGCTCTCAttggtgatgttaattttgacCACCTGGTGAAGGAAGATGTTGTCCACCTGCTCCTTTGTAAATCTGTCCCCCTTGCTGTTATAAGCCTCAACCATCTATATGGAGAGACACGTTAAGCCAAGGAAATATCTGTTCCCCAGTAAAATCCACTCTACCGTTAacatccattgatgattcttgcctgaacCAGTCTTTACCGCACCCTTCAAATCCTCTACGAGTATTTGAAACCAGGTTTTCTATGCTTCAGCTTCCTTGCGTCTTTGGTTCTGGTCAGAATCCTCTCCGTTTCTTCCCAATGACCTCTACGACCTTTGGGCAAAGAGTGGGCCGAATTAGTAGACTCAGCGGTCTCAACTGGAAATGAGCTAATGTGGGTTGTTCCGCGTTAAACTGTCCACCAGCGATTTGCATAGTACAGTGGCTTGTGAACACTTCCTGTATCCTTTTCGGATTCCGCCCgccacccccgccgcccccctgCTTCGGTGGCATTTTGTTCAGACTGCCATCAACAACTCCCGTGCCCCTGTCCCCTGGCTCTGCCGTCCCCCTGTTGAAGCCTCAGGGTTGCTTCCCCAGGAGACTGCCCGACCTGCAGGAACGCCACGCCTGGACTTCATTGCTTTGGTGGCAAACTGCACGCGCGAGTCCCGTGCTCCCCTTAGATTGACCCTAGACGGACAATAAGCGCGCAAGTGCTAGAAAAAGCGCGCGGGGAACAGTAGGATAGCTTTTCCCCACCCAGGTATTCCGCTGGGTACCTCTCCGAGCCCAGCCGCCAAGGGCAAGGCGCAGGGCAGGCCTAGGGCCGCGGCCGCAGGGCAAAGGGGCGCGGCTGGCGGCAGCCGGAGCGCGATCCCCCGGGCGAGCATCCTGGAGGGCGGCCCGCAGGTGGCGGCGCGGGCCGGCGGGCGGGGCGGTGGAAGGGGAGGGCTCGGCGCGCGTCCGGCGGTGACGGCAGCGCGGAGGGGAGGTGCgagccgcccgcccgcccgctcgGGAGCCATGGCGAGAGGCCGCGCCGCGGCGCCCGCATCAGTGCCCGCGTCTGCAGCagcgcccccgcccgccgccccgggGCCCACCCCGCCGCCGTCCCCGCGCGCCCCGAGCCCGTGACGCCCGCGCGCCGCgagccaggcgccccccctccccccggagAGGGGCTGCGCGCGGGAGGGAGCGCGGGGCAGCCGAGCACCCCGACGACCCCCGCGTCCCGGAATCCCGGACCCCGAGCCCGCGAGCGCCAAGTCGGCGGCgggcagcagggggagggggcgccgaAGCCGAGCCCCGCCGCGTGCACCCCGGTGCCGCCCGGCCGGCTGCTGCGGAGGGAACCGGAGCCGCCGGGCGGCGGGGGGCCCGGCCGGGGACAacggggaggaggaggcggccGGCAGAGCCGAGCGCTCGGGTAGCCCCGCGCGGGAGGCCCCCGGGACCGCGCCGGCCACGGGGCCGCGCTCCGAGCGCAGCTCGCAGGTAAGACCCGGGTCCGCGCGtccagctggggtgggggcggggggaggagggacacGGGTGTTCGGGGAGTGTGGGCCCGTGCTGCGGTGGCGGGAGAGGGTGGGCTCCGGGGCCCTGAGGGGCAGTACCCTTCTGGCATGGACCACACCTGAGGGAGGCCTCCGTGGGGCCCAAAAAGGTGCCCACAGGGCATGGTGGCGGTCACACCGCGTGGCCTGGATTCCGCGCTCCGGCACTCTCGAGATGACAGTGAGGCGACCTTCAGAGAGCCCCGAGCTGAGCCCGGCCAGAGCGCGAGCAGCACCCCGGTCCCCACTCAGCCGCAAAACTTAACGTAAATTACATCTTCTGAGTGGGTCCGGGACCGGACGGGTGGCTTTTAGGacccttcctttccattctgaGACTTAACAAGTTCACTTCTGTCACTGTTTGGACATgagtttttaaatcctttttgaatcTTACCAGGTCAGGGTCTTGCAGGTAAAAACAAACGTAACGaaatatagtttttttcttttgtggagtTGTGTTTAGGGAAGCACAAGTGAAAAGCCCAGCTGCTCCTAGGGCTGGCGCTGGTTGCGCACTCCCGGTTCAGCCCGCGTTTTAAACCCTTCCCTGTACTTGCTCAGAAACACATCAGCGTTCCCTTTGAGCACTTCCGAAGTACGAGTGTTTAggcctctgattttttttttttttaagttgctttctGATATTCTCCACCAGAACTTAATTGCCTCAAACAAATGTGTGAACATCGTCAGTGTTGTCTGCAAGTCTGTAGGCAGAATGAGTCCCCTTTCCTGGAGCATCGTTTGTTTATCTGTGGCAGGGAGTGACAGACTGGGTCCTTTTCAGTTTCCAATTACAAGACCAGCAGAGACTGAGCCTTGCTCAGCTCTGAGCACTCTGCGCAGGGGAGGGTCTCCCCAGTTCCAGTGGAGGGTCTCCCCAGTTCCAGTGGAGGATAGGCAAGCCGTCTTGCTGGCAATTTGAGTTGGACCTGGAGTGACAGcatctcgctctctcgctctctcgctctctcgctcagTTTGGAAAGTGTGCCCTTTGATCTCTGACCACAGCTTTATCACAGAGGTGCCCAGACAAGCGTAGGCTGAGCCGCCTGGAGAGCTGAGCAGGGCTCAGGGGTAATGAGCTGGGTTAGAAAGCCCATGTTCGTGTGCAGCAGGTTTGACAAGAGTTGGGTCTCACCTTGGCCCCAGTGTGAGCTGGTTCCTGGTTGACTCCCCAGGGGCCTGTGAGATTTGGTTACCCTAGCTCTTCCTGGAGGGTGTCTCTACCCTGGCTGTGTGGCTGGTGCTCCTAAAAGGACCAGGCCTTTGAATGGGAAACCGGGATTCAAATTCCAGCCCCTCTCTCTTTactggctttgtgaccttgggcccAGATTTAACCTCTCCGACCTGGCTTTCCCCCTCTCTGGGGTTGCCTGCCTCCCCGGAACAAACATGCATTGGATTGTTGCAGGGATTACAGAGTGTTTTCAATGAAAGTGTTTGTAAAAGTTTGACTACACGACATGGGAGGTTTTCAGGTCTCCTTGCAACATGATTAGGGATGCGACTGGTAACCCTTTTCAGCTCTAACAGGGATAATAAAGCAGATATTATAATACTAATTATCATCTTTCTTATGGGTTTACCGGGAAGGTCAAATCAGATCATTGAAAAGGGCTCTGACACTAGAGCAATATTTCTATTGCAAGGAGTTCCTAAGCCATCAGTTTCCAAACCAACAGCACCTATGTCTCCATCTGATGTGGACTCTCTTTTAGTCGTTGCTTTCTGAGCCCCTGCCTCTGACCTTGCACACAGAAGGTCTCTAATTGttaggtgacttttttttttcctattaaagttttatttatttttgagagagagcgtgagcgggggagggacagagagggagacacagaatctgaaacaggctccaggttctgagctgtcagcacagcccgacacggggctcaaactcaggaaccgtgagctcgtgacctgagccgaagtcggacgtttaagcaactgagccacgcaggcaccctgttAGGTGACTCTTGAGTTGACCATCTCATGTATGTTCTTAGATGTTATTTTATGGTCTtgagagactgtcttttgtctACAGACACACTGTTGAATGGGGCTTCTGGTTCCTCCccacattgttttccttctttttgaacaAGTATTACCTATTCTGAACAAGTATTACCTATTCTGACTTGCCTTCTTATTAGGTGTATCCAAATGGAGGCCATCTGCCATGTTGAAAAATTCAAAGTTTTAGTGGAGAGACAGTAACTAACAGCATACGTGTAAATCTGGATGCCTCCAAGCTATGTATAATACCAATGATGTACAGCTGCTTAAAGAGATGCTTTGGCATGTGTTTTATGAAGGGACATGTGGCTTTATTATTCACTGAGAAGCTCATTTAATTACATGTTTGTTAGTAGTGCACCTGAGGCGGAAGAGGGTGGAACACAGGTGGAAGGCGAGCTCTTGACATCCTTGTTTGGGCTTCTGGTCCCGCATTTGAGGAAAGGCTGCTCCCAGTCTCACCTGGTTAGTGGGAAGAGGGCTGTAACTCTCTTTGAAGACTAACGAATagcagtgactttttttttttaagtttatttctttattttgtgagagagagagggaaagagaatcccaagcaggctttgcaccatcagtggagagcccgacgcggtgctcgaacccacagactgccagatcataacccgagctgaaatcaagaattggatgcttaaccggctgagccacccaggcgccccgtggcaGTGACTTCTAGTGACCACTCACAAGCCTTGGGAATCTTTTGGCCTCAGTGTCTCAAGCTGTGAAATGAGTTATATCGATATTTCTGAAGCTTGCCCCGTAACCTTCAGGGCAAAGAACTCTGGAAAGAGGGATATGGGAGGTGCAGCCCGAGGTTTCTGGCAcatttcagtgaatttttcaaTGTGAGTTCAGTGATTCCTTTAATGGAGAATAGGATGCAGGGTTCATCTGTTTTAATGTAAAAGATGCTTTAAATTGCTGCCTTGAGTCAAAAAGTACTTGAGGACGATGCACTTTTTCTCTCCCGAGGCTCTGGGGGGCTTCCCTGTGGCATGTGTACCCCAATTTGAGAATCTTGGAGCTGGATTATTTCTAGCGGCTTTGCTAGTTCCGGGCTTTATGATATACTAGGACTGTTGAAAGCAGAAGGTACTCTCCTCCCCAGAGGACATGGATTTTATAGTAATAGCTGAAAAGGATGCTCTAGTATTGAAGGGAGGTAGGTGTATTATTGACTTAACCACGAGAGTATAAATTATCTGGATTTGAATGTTAAGGAAGACCATACTCTGGGTTTACAGGGgactttgaaatctttttttttctccccccaaaatttGTTGAAGATAACCGTGAACCTGTGGATCAGGTGATTTGACTTTTTCTGAAAAGTATTCCTTGTATCATACCATTCAGAACACCTCATTCTTTACTGCGCTCCTCCTTAATGATTAGACTTAGTTACTAGACAGTgagattgtcttttttaaagtttatttgtttattttgagagacagtgtgcatgggagggggagagaggcagagacggagagaaaatcccaagcaggctctgcactgatgtggggctctatctcacaaaccatgagatcatgacctaagccgaaatcaaagagtcagacacttaactgactgagccacccaggcaccctgatagtGAGATTATTATGATTAAAAGCTGCTGTCTCCTGGATTACGTTCACACA
The DNA window shown above is from Neofelis nebulosa isolate mNeoNeb1 chromosome 5, mNeoNeb1.pri, whole genome shotgun sequence and carries:
- the LOC131513033 gene encoding transcription initiation factor TFIID subunit 4-like, whose protein sequence is MPCGHLFGPHGGLPQVWSMPEGTGPHSPNTRVPPPPAPTPAGRADPGLTCELRSERGPVAGAVPGASRAGLPERSALPAASSSPLSPAGPPAARRLRFPPQQPAGRHRGARGGARLRRPLPLLPAADLALAGSGSGIPGRGGRRGARLPRAPSRAQPLSGGRGGAWLAARGRHGLGARGDGGGVGPGAAGGGAAADAGTDAGAAARPLAMAPERAGGRLAPPLRAAVTAGRAPSPPLPPPRPPARAATCGPPSRMLARGIALRLPPAAPLCPAAAALGLPCALPLAAGLGEGQSKGSTGLARAVCHQSNEVQAWRSCRS